One part of the Anopheles coustani chromosome 2, idAnoCousDA_361_x.2, whole genome shotgun sequence genome encodes these proteins:
- the LOC131266458 gene encoding protein GDAP2 homolog gives MRLVSDIYNESIETSLGGIAKHLTQPPQQQQHRRLPNHPHSQQQQFVALSTLKRWGEQPEDSRDHQSRPRPTDYSQFAANFEGGPKHPVSPFPCDAQINNRFVIWEGDISQLKVDAITNSTDETLTEKNRVSKKIFGRAGAALTSAIIHDVKRCKTGEVRVTPGFFLPAKYIIHTVGPIYSEKYRTASEATLHACYRNVLYKARELGLRTVALCDISSVQRNFPADTAAHIALRTIRRFLEQYRAEIVIVCLESNALSIYEVLAPLYFPRDQPEERSALWQLPKDIGGLYGEPQLADRQIRIIHNPQHSVMIEADDDSDTSPHDLEMGSDVEYSNINLSLAAQLSGAAHSFTQMQGDLDRQRLLGDRPRMVYESVLDDGLEGLEHQERYERLLRRAKTEDLTEVSGIGCLYQSGVDRLGRPVVVFCGKWFPAHNIDLEKALLYLIYLLDPIVKGDYVIAYFHTLTSSNNYPSLQWLKDVYSILPYKYKKNLKAFYIVHPTFWTKMMTWWFTTFMAPAIKTKVHSLPGVEHLYSAIAKDQLEIPAYITEYDMATNGIHYFQPITNTSSPAS, from the exons ATGAGACTAGTGTCCGATATCTACAATGAAAGCATTGAAACGTCACTAGGAGGAATCGCGAAGCATCTAACGCAA CCgccacaacagcagcagcaccgacGACTTCCGAACCATCCGCActcacagcagcagcaatttgTCGCCTTAAGCACCCTGAAACGTTGGGGCGAACAGCCAGAAGACAGCCGCGACCACCAGTCACGTCCTCGGCCGACCGATTACAGCCAATTTGCGGCGAACTTTGAGGGAGGCCCGAAGCACCCGGTCAGCCCGTTCCCGTGCGATGCGCAGATCAACAATCGTTTCGTAATCTG GGAGGGTGATATATCGCAGCTTAAAGTTGATGCGATTACCAACAGCACCGATGAAACGTTGACGGAAAAGAATCGTGTGTcgaagaaaatttttggtcGCGCCGGTGCCGCGCTTACCTCTGCTATTATTCACGACGTCAAAA GATGTAAAACCGGTGAAGTTCGTGTTACGCCAGGGTTCTTCCTACCAGCAAAGTACATCATTCATACCGTTGGTCCGATTTACAGTGAAAAATATCGGACCGCGTCGGAAGCGACACTGCATGCTTGTTATCG AAACGTATTGTACAAAGCAAGGGAGCTAGGATTAAGAACCGTTGCTCTATGTGATATTAGTTCGGTGCAGCGTAACTTCCCAGCCGACACCGCTGCTCATATAGCGCTGA GGACAATTCGTCGTTTTTTGGAGCAATATCGTGCCGAGATTGTGATAGTTTGCCTTGAATCCAATGCACTCAGTATCTACGAGGTACTAGCGCCACTCTACTTTCCGCGCGATCAGCCCGAGGAGAGAAGTGCCCTGTGGCAGCTGCCGAAGGATATCGGAGGGCTGTATGGTGAACCGCAGCTAGCCGACCGCCAGATTAGAATCATTCACAACCCACAGCATTCCGTCATGATAGAAG CTGACGACGATTCCGACACCAGCCCACACGATTTGGAAATGGGATCCGACGTCGAGTACAGCAATATCAACCTGAGCCTAGCAGCTCAACTTTCCGGTGCCGCGCATTCATTCACGCAAATGCAG GGCGACTTAGATCGACAGCGTCTTCTGGGTGATCGGCCCCGTATGGTCTACGAAAGTGTGCTAGATGACGGGCTGGAAGGATTAGAACACCAGGAAAG ATATGAGCGGCTGCTTCGAAGGGCAAAGACGGAAGACCTGACGGAAGTGTCCGGCATCGGGTGCCTGTATCAGAGTGGCGTCGATAGGCTCGgccggccggtggtggtgttctGTGGCAAATGGTTCCCCGCACACAACATCGACCTGGAGAAG GCCCTGCTTTACCTGATATACCTGCTGGATCCTATCGTCAAGGGCGACTATGTGATCGCCTATTTCCACACTCTCACCAGTTCGAACAACTACCCATCGCTACAGTGGCTGAAGGACGTTTACAGTATACTGCCCTACAA GTACAAGAAGAACTTGAAAGCCTTCTACATCGTTCACCCCACGTTCTGGACCAAGATGATGACCTGGTGGTTCACAACGTTCATGGCGCCGGCAATCAAGACGAAGGTGCACTCGCTGCCCGGAGTGGAGCATCTGTATTCGGCGATTGCGAAGGACCAACTGGAAATTCCAGCCTACATCACCGAGTACGATATGGCG ACGAACGGGATACATTACTTCCAACCCATCACCAACACGTCCTCACCGGCGTCCTAA